A single window of Nicotiana sylvestris chromosome 3, ASM39365v2, whole genome shotgun sequence DNA harbors:
- the LOC104231288 gene encoding transcription factor HHO2-like: MGLIPPELSLDCRPKTYIPHTIIEFLQEVSTMDNSVYEKTLKIEDYVKRLEDEMKKIDSFKRELPLCLLLVNDAIMALREESTQYKKPIVKPVFEESIPLKKISLKDDKVEMNKDNDSREKMSWMSSVQLWDSDPQNPNTDIHNSKKSSKSEPKKIPPQGGDNSGSYDPFQSCKSRNMGKAFSPFNGYSGFPVKVDRKEDKDDLPGLTLPTPGIKNLEDSMINGLSSKPRDNSVTSSIIVSYRSNIHITSQLQQQQQTARKQRRCWSPELHRRFIDALKQLGGSQAATPKQIRELMQVDGLTNDEVKSHLQKYQLHIRKLSDTQTPSTSESVVLGNIWLPQDQYGESSKHSSSQSGSPHCPLQLGGSSRGTSMTLGDSMEEEDDERSESHSWKVQMSKKIDVQMSTMNFEDKSIHGDELITIK, encoded by the exons ATGGGTTTAATTCCACCAGAACTGAGTTTGGATTGTAGACCCAAAACTTACATTCCCCACACGATTATTGAATTTCTTCAAGAAGTTTCGACGATGGATAATAGCGTGTACGAGAAAACGTTGAAGATTGAAGATTACGTGAAAAGACTTGAAGATGAAATGAAGAAAATTGATTCTTTCAAACGCGAGCTCCCCCTTTGTTTGCTTCTTGTTAATGATG CGATTATGGCTTTGAGAGAAGAATCTACACAGTATAAGAAACCAATTGTCAAACCTGTATTTGAAGAATCCATACCATTGAAGAAGATTTCCCTTAAAGATGATAAAGTTGAAATGAACAAAGATAATGATAGTAGAGAAAAAATGAGTTGGATGAGCTCTGTGCAGCTCTGGGACAGTGATCCTCAAAACCCAAATACTGATATTCATAACAGTAAAAAAAGTTCTAAATCCGAGCCAAAGAAG ATACCCCCCCAAGGAGGAGATAACTCAGGATCATATGATCCATTTCAATCTTGTAAATCCAGGAATATGGGAAAGGCATTTTCCCCTTTCAATGGGTATTCTGGATTTCCCGTGAAAGTGGATCGGAAAGAAGATAAAGATGATCTACCAGGATTGACACTTCCTACTCCTGGAATAAAAAATCTCGAGGATTCAATGATCAATGGCTTGTCTTCAAAACCCCGTGATAACAGTGTCACTTCATCTATTATAGTAAGTTATCGGTCAAATATACACATAACATCACAGcttcagcagcagcagcagactGCTAGAAAGCAAAGGAGATGCTGGTCACCTGAGTTACATAGGCGATTTATTGACGCACTCAAGCAACTTGGGGGTTCACAAG CTGCAACTCCTAAGCAGATTAGAGAGCTTATGCAAGTGGATGGCTTAACCAATGATGAAGTGAAGAGTCATTTGCAA AAGTATCAACTTCATATACGAAAACTTTCCGATACACAGACCCCATCAACGAGTGAATCTGTTGTATTGGGGAACATATGGTTGCCTCAAGACCAATATGGTGAATCCTCAAAGCATAGCAGTTCTCAGTCTGGTTCTCCTCATTGTCCCCTTCAGTTAGGGGGTAGCTCTCGAGGTACTTCCATGACTCTGGGAGATAGCATGGAAGAGGAAGATGATGAAAGATCTGAGAGTCACAGCTGGAAAGTTCAAATGTCTAAGAAAATCGATGTACAGATGTCCACCATGAATTTTGAAGATAAAAGTATACATGGGGATGAATTGATCACTATAAAATGA